Proteins from a genomic interval of Sinobacterium caligoides:
- a CDS encoding PadR family transcriptional regulator translates to MAAKTQLNTTDYAILGLLERRPWSAYELTQFMRGSNIKAIWPRAESHLYESPKKLARLGYSTVSKELVGRKTRAVYSLTTQGSTALQQWLAEPGKALNVEYEAMLKLIFGDIDKQAQQAKMLATIKQQVAESSRQIEEAFSQLSQFSDPEATPARLAQHLLVNSYIKEVWLAQQKWLTFADDFQQQWLNNQGTEEQRRELIRQHYQQALAPGSESLSCVSPSTDTPSGD, encoded by the coding sequence ATGGCAGCTAAAACACAGCTCAACACCACCGACTACGCCATTCTTGGCCTGTTAGAACGCCGACCTTGGTCAGCCTACGAGCTCACCCAGTTCATGCGTGGCAGTAATATCAAGGCAATATGGCCGCGAGCAGAAAGTCATCTGTACGAGAGCCCAAAGAAGCTTGCTCGCCTTGGTTACAGCACCGTCAGCAAAGAGCTGGTGGGGCGTAAGACTCGTGCCGTCTATAGCCTAACTACTCAAGGTTCTACAGCCCTACAGCAATGGCTCGCCGAACCAGGAAAAGCGCTTAACGTAGAGTACGAAGCCATGCTCAAGCTCATTTTTGGCGACATCGACAAGCAAGCACAACAGGCAAAGATGTTAGCGACAATCAAACAACAGGTCGCTGAAAGCAGCCGTCAGATAGAAGAAGCCTTCAGCCAGCTCAGTCAGTTCAGCGACCCCGAGGCCACTCCTGCCCGCCTCGCTCAACATTTGCTAGTCAACAGCTACATTAAAGAGGTCTGGCTCGCTCAACAGAAGTGGCTCACCTTCGCCGATGATTTTCAGCAACAATGGCTCAATAACCAGGGTACAGAAGAACAGCGGCGTGAGCTCATTCGACAGCACTATCAGCAGGCACTAGCACCCGGTTCGGAGTCGTTATCGTGTGTCTCTCCTTCGACTGACACACCTTCGGGCGACTGA
- a CDS encoding 5'-nucleotidase, which yields MALDLSDTLVVGISATALFDLREADAIFQDAKRNDPKNALESYRQHMLESEDAPLADGTAMPLVKALLDLNQYCSPGGGEPLVEVVVMSRNSPETGIRVFNNIRQRQLAVSRHAFTGGESVVDYLKAYDVDLFLTTNVQDAQRVIDGHHCAAAVLKQPPNDSNHLPEGQLRIAFDGDAVIFDESSELVYKAEGLDSFLANEDRKQDVPMPAGPYATLLKKLSRLQDRLPFSVDYSPVRIAIVTARNAPAELRVIKTLRHWGVYVDEVFFLGGIDKAQVLKAFRPHIFFDDQDLHLERAAALVPSGRVPYSSGSALNQSPEGVSVEGETHDNDSEPGASAC from the coding sequence ATGGCTCTTGATCTCTCTGATACCCTTGTTGTGGGTATTTCGGCAACGGCACTATTTGATTTGCGTGAGGCTGATGCGATCTTTCAAGACGCTAAGCGTAACGATCCTAAGAATGCATTGGAGAGCTATCGCCAGCATATGCTCGAGAGCGAAGACGCGCCGCTTGCCGATGGCACGGCGATGCCTCTCGTCAAGGCATTACTCGATTTGAATCAATACTGCTCGCCAGGTGGAGGGGAGCCGTTAGTCGAGGTGGTGGTGATGTCTCGTAATAGCCCGGAGACGGGGATTCGGGTCTTCAATAATATTCGTCAACGGCAACTCGCCGTTTCGCGTCACGCCTTTACCGGCGGAGAATCGGTGGTGGATTATTTGAAGGCCTATGATGTCGACCTGTTTTTAACCACCAATGTGCAAGATGCGCAGCGTGTGATAGACGGTCATCATTGTGCGGCTGCGGTGCTTAAACAGCCGCCCAATGACTCTAACCACTTACCTGAGGGGCAATTACGTATTGCCTTTGATGGCGACGCGGTGATCTTCGATGAGAGTAGTGAGCTGGTCTACAAGGCGGAGGGGCTCGATAGTTTTCTGGCTAACGAGGATCGTAAGCAAGATGTGCCGATGCCGGCGGGCCCCTATGCGACGCTGTTGAAGAAGCTATCAAGGTTACAGGATAGGTTGCCGTTCAGTGTTGATTACTCTCCCGTTCGTATCGCCATCGTGACGGCGAGAAACGCCCCAGCAGAGTTGCGGGTTATCAAGACGTTAAGGCACTGGGGGGTCTATGTTGATGAGGTGTTTTTTCTTGGCGGTATTGATAAGGCACAGGTGCTGAAAGCCTTTCGCCCCCATATCTTCTTTGACGACCAGGACTTGCACCTAGAGCGAGCGGCGGCACTGGTGCCATCGGGGCGTGTACCTTATAGCAGCGGTTCCGCCCTCAATCAGTCGCCCGAAGGTGTGTCAGTCGAAGGAGAGACACACGATAACGACTCCGAACCGGGTGCTAGTGCCTGCTGA